The Panicum virgatum strain AP13 chromosome 5K, P.virgatum_v5, whole genome shotgun sequence genome has a window encoding:
- the LOC120707749 gene encoding flavonoid 3',5'-hydroxylase CYP75B138-like, protein MEAMASSANLFFYAALLFLAVLYLAITRRRTSRLPPGPTGLPLVGSLPFIHPNLHVCFAGLAAKHGPIFSIRLGSKVEIVVTSPELAHEVLRDKDPVFSNRVIPEAGRAVSFDGVENIVGAPVGPKWRLLRRICAHEMLSPTGLDNLYGLRRREFMSTLSFLYSQAGEPVDIGAQMFVNMLNVVTSTLWGGTIGSESERAAVGKEFRGLIAKLTELLGSPNLSDFFPVLAPFDLQGIRRNMERIRVRFDKIFEKIIQQRVKGQQDGSKMATDFLECLLKTEKEGGDGKATFTMTDVKSLLMDMVVAGTETMSNTVEWAIAEMIQKPQVLRKVQEELDRVVGREAIVEESHLPQLHYLRMVIKETLRLHPALPLMVPHSPSVDSTIGGYHVPAGCRIFVNVWAIHRNPLVWNEPLEFNPDRFAGDAGRRWDFTGSQFDYFPFGSGRRICAGIAMADKMTAYSLAMLLQAFDWTLPPGTDLDLSEKFGVVMKKATPLVTIPKPRLSKPHLYYS, encoded by the exons ATGGAGGCCATGGCATCATCAGCAAACCTTTTTTTCTACGCTGCGCTGCTTTTTCTGGCGGTATTGTATCTCGCCATCACCCGACGCCGCACCAGCCGCTTGCCGCCCGGGCCGACGGGCCTCCCACTGGTGGGCAGTCTCCCGTTCATCCACCCGAACCTACACGTCTGCTTCGCTGGCCTCGCCGCGAAGCATGGACCTATCTTCTCGATCCGTCTGGGCTCCAAGGTGGAAATCGTGGTCACCTCCCCGGAGTTGGCACACGAGGTCCTCCGGGACAAGGACCCTGTCTTCTCCAACCGCGTCATTCCCGAGGCCGGCCGCGCTGTCTCGTTTGACGGCGTGGAGAATATCGTGGGCGCCCCCGTCGGCCCAAAGTGGCGCCTGCTCCGACGCATCTGCGCGCACGAGATGCTGAGCCCCACAGGTCTCGACAACCTGTACGGCCTTCGCAGGCGCGAGTTCATGTCTACTCTGAGCTTCCTATACTCTCAGGCCGGAGAGCCGGTCGACATCGGCGCCCAGATGTTCGTCAATATGTTGAACGTGGTCACGAGCACCCTTTGGGGTGGCACCATCgggagcgagagcgagcgggcTGCGGTGGGAAAAGAGTTCAGGGGGCTCATCGCCAAGTTGACTGAGCTGCTCGGCTCGCCCAACTTGTCGGATTTCTTCCCTGTGCTGGCGCCGTTCGACCTGCAGGGCATCCGGAGGAACATGGAGCGGATCAGGGTGCGGTTCGACAAGATCTTCGAGAAGATCATACAGCAGCGGGTGAAAGGCCAGCAAGATGGCAGCAAGATGGCGACTGACTTCCTTGAGTGCCTGCTCAAGACGGAGAAGGAAGGCGGGGACGGCAAGGCCACCTTCACCATGACTGACGTCAAGTCTCTCCTCATG GACATGGTGGTCGCCGGGACGGAGACCATGTCAAATACCGTGGAGTGGGCCATTGCAGAGATGATACAGAAGCCTCAGGTTCTAAGGAAAGTGCAAGAGGAGCTCGACAGGGTGGTCGGTCGGGAGGCCATCGTGGAGGAGTCCCACCTTCCTCAGCTCCACTACCTCCGCATGGTGATCAAGGAGACGCTCAGGCTCCACCCGGCGCTGCCCCTCATGGTGCCGCACTCCCCGAGCGTGGACTCGACGATTGGCGGGTACCACGTCCCAGCGGGCTGCCGTATCTTTGTCAACGTCTGGGCCATCCACAGGAACCCCCTGGTTTGGAACGAGCCTCTCGAGTTCAACCCTGACAGATTCGCTGGGGACGCCGGCCGCAGGTGGGACTTCACGGGAAGCCAGTTCGACTATTTCCCCTTCGGCTCCGGGAGGAGGATCTGCGCCGGTATCGCCATGGCTGACAAGATGACTGCCTACTCGCTGGCCATGCTGCTGCAAGCTTTTGATTGGACACTGCCGCCGGGAACCGATCTTGACCTGTCCGAGAAGTTCGGAGTCGTGATGAAGAAGGCTACGCCACTGGTGACTATTCCTAAGCCAAGGTTGTCTAAGCCTCATCTGTATTATTCGTGA